The Zavarzinella sp. sequence CCTTCCCGTCCGGAAAACGTTACCAATTCATTTGGCAACTTCCTATCCAAAGGATTGTACCGAAAGAGTTGTAAAGTTTGCAATAGCAATTCGTTTCAGGCGAGAACCCATGTCCAACCACAGGTTTCGGTGTGAACTAATAGCCAGTTTCAGACGTAGTTTCACGATTCACTTGCAATAGGCAGCTTTTCTGGGCCAATTGCTGCACAGCACCATAAAATTCTGTTTTTGCAGAACAGTCCTACATGAAGATTGTCGAATTTCAGCGGTTAATTGAAGATACCTTCGGTCACAAAGACCATGCACGTGGGGTTAGTGGGACATTCATGTGGCTGATGGAAGAAATCGGCGAACTCGCCGAAGCTTTGCGTGGGAACCACCCACGGGAATCTGTTGCTGCCGAATTTGCAGATGTGTTTGCGTGGCTGGCAACTCTGGCAAACATCGCCGAAGTTGATCTGCAGGCTGCAATTACTGCAAAATATGGTCAAGGGTGCCCAGCCTGCCAAACAATTCCGTGCGTATGTGGTTCCGGAGAAAAACCTTGATAAATACTCGTTTATTCATTGGAATCGCTGCCTTCTTTTTCTTCTGCCTTTCTCCACAGATCAGTTGGGGGCAGTTTCGGGAACGCGTTCAGTTAACGAATCTGAGAATTGGCTTTCAATCAGGGAATTCTCCCACAGGAATGGTTTTTCGTATTGGACAATGGGCCCCCGTCTCGGTTGACATCACCTGTCTGCGAGATACGGAAGAGCCGATTCTGATCACTGTTGGAACAATTGATGGTGAGGAAGCATTAACTTATGGCACCATTGAGCTGCCACCAATGACGAAAGGGCAGGTAATTTCAGCAAATGAGCTGACCAGACTGGCCTACCTGAAGCCTGGTGGAGAACAAGTCAGTGTTACAGCAAGCGTCACGGGCAAAAATAGTGGCACCAATTTTGGCTCTGGCATGAAAATTTCTGCCAGCCCTCAGCCGAATTTCCGTTACATTGTGGGTACCATTGGCTTCAGTGCTGCGGATGTTGTTTTCCCGACTTCTGGCGAAAGTACTACGGAAACAGTCCGGTCCCGCAATGGCTGGGTGGCTACTGCCTCACTCACCGAAGTGGGGCAACTTCCGGATCGCTGGTTCGGTTACGATGCGTTTGACGTGTTGGTAGTTGGTACGGGCAGTAATGCTGATTTCTGGCAGAAAATTGCCTTGCCTGAACATACTTTACGTCGACAGGCACTCGCCGAATGGGTGGCACGTGGGGGTAAAGTAGTCCTTTCCGTTGGCTCCCACCCGGAAAGGTTGTTTCAGATTCCTGAATTGGTGGGGATGTTACCAGTAACGATCAATCCCACCACCAGAAAGATGGTCAATACGCTTTCGTTGAACTGGGAAAACTCTACTGGCTTTCAGCGACAAGGTTTCCTGCAGACACCTGGGAAGCAATTTGGCATTGTTGAACTTGGTATAAAAAAGAGCGCTTTGGTCTCGCCATTGATTGTTTCGCTCAACGATAGCAGCCAGAAGTATGCCTATCAGGGAAGTTTCGGCTCTGGTAAAGTTTCGGTTATCGGTTTTGATCTTGATGGAGAAGCCTTTACTGCCTGCAAAGAATCTGAACGTCAGAAAGTATGGGAGAACGTGGTTCAGGAAGGCGGTGTCTTAATGCCTGACGTGGCGGAAACATCTGGTGCCTTCTCAGATAATTTTAATTTTGATGCTGCTTCACTCAATACCAATCTGGATTATTTCGAAAAGATTCCCACGATTTCATTCAGTTGGGTAGCTGGTCTGATTTTCCTGTTCATTTTGTTGATGGGTCCTGTTGAGTATCTGATTCTGAGGCGATTATTCAAGCGTATGGAGATCACCTGGATTACCATGCCTTTGTTGGTAGTGGTTATCAGCGCCACTGTTTATCTAGTGGCCCGCACCAACAAAGGTGATCAGCTTCGGATTAATAAGATCGATCTGGTAGATATCGATCTGGTTCATCAGCGAGTTGAAGGCCAGACCTGGTTTACACTCTACAGTCCAGTCAAAAATAATTATTCAATTACCACCGAGCCAAATAATGGTCAGACAAACCAGTTCCAGTGGGTATTACCAGATACCGAGCAACAACTGAGTACCAATATCAATTGGTTTGCCCAGACCAGCCGAAGTGGTGCTGGGAACGGTATCTTAGCCAATGAGTACTACTACCATGTGGGCGACTATCAAGAAAATGGAGCCTCCACCAAAGTTTACGCGGATGAATTGCGCGATGTGCCTATCCAGGTCTGGTCGACAAAAGGCTTTACAAGCCGCTGGAATGGCCGAATAGACAGCAATAAACCACTCATCACAGCAGATCTTCACCATACCGCGGATCCAAATGTAATTGCAGGTAGCATCACCAGCAATTTACCAACTCATCAGTATTCCGAAGTTGCGTTGCTCTGGAATGATGTGGTTTACGATCTGAGTTCGTTACCATTCGGGGTCCCACAACAGATCGTGCTTAATGGAAGTTCGACAAACCAGGTAAGAGTATGGCTGAATTCGGTTGATCGTTATCCCGAATTAGCAAGTAAAGTACGCCAGGGGTCCAATCCCAACGACAATGGATTGTTGAATCGAAAAGTGACCCCGATGGACCCCAGCAACCGGCTTTGGTCGGTATTGTTTGCTGATGCTTCCAAAAGCAGGACTTCCAAGTGGGAAGAGCGGATCAGAAATGCCAATCTTCGACATTTGGATCAATCCTGGCGGATCGGCAAGAACCACAAGGAATCGGCGGTGTTGGTGCTGCGAATCCCAAATCAGCTGCTGCAGGAAACCGACAATTTGCTCTCTGCCGATGCACCATCCCGAGTGGTACTTCGCGAAATGCAGAATGGAGCATTGAGAGTGGTCGCAGAGCCACCAGAAGTTCGACAGGAAACGTACATTCGTGTGTTTATTCCAATTCAACCACGAACGCAACAAACGGCCGAGTAACCACAAATGATTGAAACCAACGACTTAACAAAAAAATATGGTGATTTGTTTGCTCTGGAACGATTGACTTTGCGTCTGGAACCAGGAGATGTCTATGGCTTTATTGGTCCCAACGGTGCGGGCAAAACCACCACGATGCGAATCCTGGCAACGCTACTGAACCCCAGTTGGGGTGAAGCCACTGTTTGTGGGTATTCCATTTACAATTCTTCGAAAGAGATCCGCCGAGCGATTGGGTACATGCCAGATTTCTTCGGTGTCTACGATGATATGAAAGTAACGGAGTATCTGGAGTTTTTTGCGGCAGCTTACCGCATCCAGGGGCCCGGCAGACGCGCCAAGGTGAATGAGGTACTGGATCTGGTTGATCTTGGGTACAAAAAAGACGCTCTGGTTACCAGTCTTTCGCGTGGGATGACTCAACGGTTGGGATTGGCCCGTGTGTTACTGCACGAACCACAGGTGTTGCTGTTGGATGAGCCTGCGAGCGGTCTGGACCCACGTGCCCGGATCGAGATGCGTGAACTACTGAAAGAACTGCGGAACATGAAGAAAACCATCATGGTTTCCAGCCATATTCTGCCGGAACTTTCCGATATCTGTAATAAAATCGGCATTATTGAACGTGGGAAACTGCTGTTCAATGGCGATGTGGAAAGCGCTATTGCTCAGGTGCGGCCCAAGTTAATCTACCTGATATCGGTGGGTGCCCAGAATAACGAACGAGCGGCGAAAGTGATTTCTGGAATGGCATTTGTAGAATCTGTTGAACTGATCAAAGATGGTTCCATCATCAAAACCATTCTGAAAGAAGGGGTGAAGGAAGGGTTTGAGATTCCCACAGCATTGATCGCTGAAAAATTTACGTTACAGATGTTCAAAGAAGAAGATGTGAATCTGGAAAACGTCTTTATGGGAATTACCAAGGGGATTACCAATTAGCCTACAAAGCAGGTACATTTACAAAATCGGCAATTCCTGAAATGATAACCCCATTTCTCGGCATACTTGTTTTGCGATAGTGGCACCGATACTGATCGATGCTGTTGCTGCGGGAGATGGCGCATTCAGAACGTGGGTCATCTTCTTGCCGTTGATGATTCGAAAATCATCGATTAATTTTCCTTCATCATCGACCGCCTGAGCGCGGACACCAGCACCTGCGGGAATGATATCATGATAACGAACGGCAGGCACAAGTTTCTGTAAGGCACGGACAAACAAACGCTGGCTGAATGATCGAACTAACTCTGGGATACCTGTGTGCCAGTTTTTTGCGGCCATTTTCCAGAATCCCCGATATCGCAGCAAATCCCACATATCGCTGGCAGAGAAATTCTGTTTGCGATAGCCTTTGCGGGCAAAAGCCAGCACAGCATTTGGTCCAGCTTCAATTTCTCCAGATATTCGCCGGGTAAAATGCACACCCAGGAAGGGCAGTTTGGGATCAGGCACTGGGTAAATCAAATTCTTCACAAAGTGACGTGCACGGGGGGCTAGTTCGTAATACTCGCCCCGAAATGGAACGATCCGGACGCCCGGTTGCACGCCACATTTCTGTGCCACGCGATCAGAAAATAATCCCGCACAGTTTACCAGATATTTCGTAGAGATTTTTCCCCGGTTAGTTTCCACCTGCAAACCCAGTGGGGTGCTATCTGCGGCCATAAATGTAGTATTGAGTTGAATAGAGCCGTTTTTCTGCTTGATCAGATCTGCAAAAGTATCTGTTACTAGACGATAATCAACAATTCCGGTTTCCCCCACGTGGAGGCCAGCGATACCTGAAACAGATGGCTCAATTTCCAGAATTTGCTGCGGATTGAGGCGCCGTACCAGTTTCAGACCATTTGCCTGAGTTCGTTGATAAAGCATTTCCAGTGCGGCAAGCTCCTGCTCATGGGTGGCGACAATCAGTTTGCCACATTGTTCATGCGGAATGGCAAAGTTACGACAGAATCGGTACATCAATTCCCGACCCGTGGCGCTATTCAATGCCTTTTCGGATCCAGGTTTGTAGTAGACCCCGGCATGAATTACCCCGCTGTTGTGTCCCGTCTGGTGCTGCGCGATTTGTGGTTCTGCTTCAATCACATGAACCTGCAAGCCATTACCCACGGAAAGGTGTAGAGCTGTTGCCAGACCTACAATACCCGCCCCAACGACAACGACATCAGTATCCATCCAGACCTCTTAACACGTGGTGGGTGGCATCGGATAGGTAAATTGCTGGGCAGTGCTTTGCGTGGTCCATTGCTGCAACGTCCAGCCATTGCGGTCTTTTTCCGTCAGTTTGTCCGAAGTGTGGCAAACTTCCTGATAAATCGAATGCAACGCAGGCTCGCACCAAGTCCAATCAAGATCATTGGCAAGTGGGCTGATGCAGCCTTCACACCCAGGACTATATTCACTGGTACAAAGATATTCGATCATCGAATCCTGTGGAAACAGTGCACCGTGGGCAAATCCGGGTGGAATCCAGATCCACTCGGAATAATCTCGTTCGGGACTGTTTGGCATATCACAGCCGATGATTTTGCCGAAATTGGGTGAATTGAGTCTGATATCCAGAATAAAATCAAGCAAGTGACCAAAAATTGGTCGAACTAATTTCCCTTGAAATGGATTCCATTGAAAATGGAGCCCACGTACGGTGCCTGCCAGTGAAAAACTCTCATTAATTTGTGGGAACTGGTAGCCGCGGAGTATTTCGAGGGGGGCTTGATTAACCAGATCGCTGGCCTTCATATTTTCCGTGAAATACCCACGGTGGTCGCGGAATCGAGCGAAACGGATCAGGTGGATTTCAGGCAGGGCAAGCGGAATCACTTCCAAAATTTTCATAGTTCTGTTCAGCAGCAGGATGACATTTGCAAAGTGTTTAAGTAGCGGTTTTCCCCTTCTGTGTCATTTTTTCTTTGGTTTCATTTGTAAGACGCCACGAATGAGACGCACCAGTCCACGCACTCTTGCAAATAGCCCACGAGCGTAACTCCATTGCAACATGCCATTTAGGATCATACTAGTGGCTTCGGACCGATCAAGATCGTAGTGGGGGCGAAATTTTCCTTTTACCTTCACGGTTACTTGCGGAGTAGTCATGGCCAACAGACCTTCCGGACCCTGGGTCACCCCCCAGCCACTGGCACCTCGAGCGGGAAATGGTGTCGCAGGGTGGGCTGTGGCATTGATGACATCGTTGTAAATCACTGTTCCAGTCTGCAATTGGCTCACAATTGCTTGATTGTTCTCAGCTTCCGGATGCGCAGAAAATACGCAAGTGCTTAAATTGTAACTGGTTGCGTGAAATAGTCCGGGGATATCTTCAAGTTGTTCATATTTCAGGATCGCTGCCACCGGGCCAAATGCAGGTTCTTGACAAACCTGCATTTTTGGTGTGGCATGAAATATCAGGCTGGGACGTACCTCTTGCGGGTCTGATTCTACGTATCCAGGAAATATCTCCCCACCTTGGGTGTGAGCATTCTCTAATAAATCTTTAATCTTTGTAGCCTGTTCCATCGTTTGCAAATGACATATTGGCAAATTTTGCATTTCTTCTTGAATTGCTTTCTGAAACGGTTCGAACAGATTACTGGGAACCAGCACCCTGCGGATGGCGATGCAGGTCTGGCTGTGATTGAGCAGCATGCTATACCGAATTGCTTGTACAACCATTGGGATGTCGGCATCGGGCATGATGATCAGACAATCGCACCCCGATAATTCCAAAGTGGAAGGGATGAGCCGAGGTGCGAGTTCCCTTGCAATTAATTTACCCACATGGTGGGAACCAGTGAATACCAGATAATCCAGTTCTTGATCCAGCAAAGTCTTCCCAGCTTCCCTTGTCGCGGGAAACATAGTTAGCATTTGCTCTGAAATCCCCACCTGCAACAGAAATTCCATCAGCATTTTGGCGGTTTCAGGTGCCTGTTCTGAAGGTTTCCACAGAACTCGATTTCCTGCCACCAGTGCCTGAAGAATTGGTACCAGATTCAGAAAAATGGGGTAATTCCAGGTGCCAATGATGCCAACTGTTCCCCACGGTCGCCTGCAAATTGTGGTGCGTGTGCCCATCAACCAAAGCGGGCCGCGACCTAACTTCTTATCCCGCAATAGTTTCGTAGCATTTTTCTCCAGAAAATGGATCGCACCGATTGATGGAAGGATATCTGTTGCCAGAACTTCCACGGGATGCCGATTCAACTCGCGTTCGATGCACGTTGTAAGCTGGTGGTGTTCTTGCAGGAGTGAATTTCGCAAAGATGAGAGCCATTTCATTCTTTCAGCGAGTGGGGGAGGTTTGAGAATTTTACCGGTTCCCTGAGTAGTTAGAAAATCTGACATTTGTAGAGGAATATAGTTAAACAATCAAAAGAATGTCTGCGTGCAGCTGTTTCCGCTTCACTGGTATACCTATTTTTGCCAATTAGGACGAATTTTCCAATTAATTGGCCTCTTCAGTAATGATTTTTTCGGCTATTACCGATTTTATCAGAGGGAAGCTTCAGGTGGATGCATGCGAATCGTTGGCATAGTCTGTTTATTTGCGACGTTGCCAATTTCAGGCGCGGATTTGCAACCACCCAAATGGTTACCAAAATACCAGTTGGCAATCAACCTGGACGTTGCTGGGCACCGCGCCTACGTTGCTCAACAGGTTTCATGGACAAATCGCACAGGAAAGCCACTTTCTGAAATTGTTTTCAATGTGCATTCTCATTTTGCCCCACCAAAATCGGAAGAGGCGTATCGACAGTTTGGTAGGTTGCTGGAAATTGTTCGGGTGCCTGGCAAAGAAGCAATTTTCAAAGAGCCTGCATTCCAATTAAGCAAAGTTGAACGAATCAATGTGGTTGACGATCAGACCACTCGTAAAGAGCTAAAGCACCAGTGGAATGAGCAACTCGCTACTGCACTCATGGTGGCACTGGATGAGCCACTGCCCGATGGGCAGACAGTCATTTTGTCGTTAGAATATCAGATCGAATTGCCACAGAAGAAAGGGCGTTGGGGACAATGGGATGGAGTTACCTATCTCAGTAACTGGCATCCAGTCGTAGCAAAATATCTGGAAGAAGGTGGTTGGGCCCCCACGCCATTTATTCCTTGGCACCAACCTTTTTATAACGAAGCGGGCGAATTCACGGTTCAAATTCAGTTGCCAGAAAATGAAAAAGTCGCTTGCACTGGCTCGATCGCCAACGAAGTGAGTACAGTTGATGGCAAGCTGGTTTCGATTGGGCCGGTGGTAGCACGCGACTTTTCCTTCATGACTTCCGCACGTTATCAGGAATTCCGCACGGAAGCCGACAACGCAGGCAAAAAGGTAGTAGTGAAGTGCCTTGCATTCCCAGAACACGAACATTACGCAAATGTATTGGTTGGTCAGGCGGCAAAAGCCCTGGAGGCTTATGCACGTTGGATCGGTCCCTATCCCTATGCAGAACTGACCATTGCAGAAACTTTTTTTGGCTGGAATGGTAATGAGTGCTGTGGTCTGATTATGATTGATGAGCGGGTGTTTACCATGCCCAAGCTTGCAGAAAAGTATGTGCAATACCTGATTTCTCACGAAACCTGCCACCAGTGGTTCTACAACGTCATCGGTACGGATGGTTATCGGGAAACATTCATGGATGAAGCGATGGTGACTTTTCTTGCGCACCGCTTTCTTGATGAACTCGAAGGGAAAAACAACGAACTGTTGAATTATCCACAGGAAATCTTCTTTCTGCCAGGAATTAAACGGGAAAACTACCGTTATACCCAGTTTTACAACGTCCACCGTAATGGTGGGTTGCAGCCTGCGGTGCAGCAGATGGAAAAATACGGCAACGTGGTGGGGCTGTTTGCCTCAGTCTATGATCGTGGTTCAAAAATCATGATGATGATTGAAGAACGAATCGGCAAAATGGCATTTAATGAATTGTTGCGGCGGATTTACAAAAAGTACTACTTTCAGACGATTACAGTTGCTCAGTTCCAAAAAGAGCTCGAGGAATACACTGGAAGATCGTGGAAGAATTTCTTCGCTGAATGGCTGACTACGGCCGGTGTTACCGACTGGGCGGTCGACCAGGTTCAAGTGAATCAGGCAGCAGATCAACCGGAAAATGGACCAGTAACAGTGACAGTGGAATTGTCGCAACGTGCTGAAATTACGGAAGATACGATTCTTGGAATTAGTTTTGATGACGAAACATATCCCCTCAAAGTGCCAATTCGTATTCCCCAGCAGTATCGAACATTTTCTGATGGAAGCGGGCAAGCTGTCGTTGGTGAAGAAGTTAAGCAACCTGGTATTGAATTTCTGGACAAGAAACGGGTTCGCATTGAGTTGGAACTGCCACAAAAGCCGGCCCAGATCATGGTGGATCCTGATCTCATTGTGCCAGATGCCGATCCTGTGAATAATCGCTGGCACACCCCCGTTGCAAATCGCCCACGGCCGATTACAACGTTTCTTGATGAAAGTGCTTTAACAAATGATTATGACAAATGGAATCTGATTTACGGTCCATGGTTATTTGGCACTCCCTACGGCGAAAGTTGGTTTACTCGTTCTTCCGTTGTGGGGGTGCGTGGCAGTGCCTATAAGCTGGAAGAGTTCAAAGGTGGAATCTATACTGGTTATCGCCCGAATTTTGGTGATTTAGCAATTGGCGTAGATGGCCAGTTGCTCCACCAGCCTTGGCCGAAAAGTGAAATTGGCTTTTTTGCTGAAAAATCCTTAACAAGATTTCTTGCTCGTGAAGAATTTCGGCCGGATCGTGCAGCTGTGTGGCTTCGTCAAAACATCGAACAGACATCCAGTCTTTACCTGTACCCACGGGAGTTTGTCGATATTTATGCCGCTTATCAGAACGATTTTCTTCCTCCACCTCGGAATCCAAATATGTCGGGTGTAGCGGTGGACCCATTGACCACAGTGGGGCTGCATTACCGCAAAGAAACATTGATGCCCTACTGGAACCCCGACGATGGCTACTCCATTGATGGCAATGTTGCGATGGGATTACCGCTATTCGGTGAAAATCGTGTTTCTGGACTGGCGTGGGGTCAGGCAAACGTGGTGGTGTCACCATTTGATGGTATTTCCTGGTGGGAAGATGTGAAAGTCGCTGCAAAAGTTTTTGGCGGCGTAGCATTCCCTCAGAATGGGCGATTTTTTTCGTTAGGTGGGAATGTCCTGTTTCGCGGTTACGACAACTCGGAACGGCAAGGCAGCAGTATGTGGTTAGGCAGTGTAGAAGTGCGACTGCCAGTGGTGCCCCGACTGAACTGGAATATCGTAGACAATGTGGTGCGTGTCGAAAGTATTTATGTGGCACCGTTTTACGATATTGGCGACATTTATGTCGATGGTCATTCAATGGGGCCAGTCGCCCATGCTGCAGGCCTCAGTTTTCAATTTAATGTCGAGTTTTTCAGTTTTCTGGAACGTGGCACACTGAAGCTGGATGTTGCCCGCGCATTTCAGTCGATTGACAATGCTACCCAGTTCTGGGTCACCATTCTGGTTCCTTACTGACATTGGCTGATGCCATCTTTCCTATGTTAACATCATGCGAACCTTTCGATCGTTCAAACATTCGAATTATCGTCTATATTTTGCTGGGCAAACTCTGTCGCTGATTGGTTCGTGGACCCAGATGACCGCTCTGATGTCTCTGGCGTACGAACAGACCCACCTTGCACGATGGTCCGGCTTCTTGATTATTGCCCAGATTGGTCCCACTGTGCTATTTGGGGTTCTGGGTGGCAAAATTGCCGATCGCTTTCCTCAACGCCTTGTGATTGCGATTACGCAGATCATTTTTGCCGCAGTGGCATTGTTGTTACTGATTTGTTACCTGCAAAATCTGTTGACTGTCCAAATGATGCTGGTGGCGATGTTGATTCATGGGGTTGCGCAAGCGGTCGATTTACCGACCAGACTGGCATTGGTCCCACGTCTGGTTCATCGCGACGATCTGATTAACGCCATCTCGCTCAATTCGCTGATGTTCAATGCCTCGCGTGCTCTGGGGCCTGCAATTGCGGGAATCCTGATCACCACTATCGGTTTCAGTGCCTGTTTTGTCTTCAATTTTGCCAGTTATCTGGCGGTACTGCTTGCAATTTCATTAATGAGATTTTCTCATGAAGCACCTCCTTTGGTTGATAACCGTGAATTTCCTGTCGCAGCCGGTGTCATCCCCACCCAGATCAAGTGGTTGATTGTAGTTGCTGGCCTGGTAGCTGTTTCTGGCTGGCCGATTCTTGCATTACTGCCCGCATATGCAGACCGTGTGCTCCAGGGTGGGCAGGAACTGTATTCTCAACTACTCAGTTGCGTCGGAGTAGGGGCACTTGTTGCCGCACTGGTAACTGCATCCTTCGGAAATGAGGCCCGCCGCCGAAAGATTCTGCAGATTGGTTTGGTTTTTGTTGCTTTTGGTCTGCTTTGGCTCTGTTTTTCCAAAACGATGGTGCTCGCCTGTTTCGGGTGTATGATTCTGGGATTCGGGATGATTCTGTTTTTTTCAACAGGACAATCTGCCGTTCATTTGAGCGTTGACCAGCACCACCGTGGGAGGGTGATGGGCTGGTGGGCATCCGTGATGAGTGCCGGTGTACCGGTTGGGAATCTTCTGTTTGCACCGATTGCAGATACTCTCAGCGTTCCGTTGGTCATTGGATTACAGGCAGCAATGGTGACTGTTACTCTGGGAATTACTTATTTTCGCAGGATTCCCTAAATTTTGTTCCCCCACCTGAACATCGCACGTTTAGAATTATTCTCTATAAAAATTGGTTAGTTTTCAAAATTAGAGGATTTCACG is a genomic window containing:
- a CDS encoding MazG nucleotide pyrophosphohydrolase domain-containing protein; its protein translation is MKIVEFQRLIEDTFGHKDHARGVSGTFMWLMEEIGELAEALRGNHPRESVAAEFADVFAWLATLANIAEVDLQAAITAKYGQGCPACQTIPCVCGSGEKP
- a CDS encoding ABC transporter ATP-binding protein, translating into MIETNDLTKKYGDLFALERLTLRLEPGDVYGFIGPNGAGKTTTMRILATLLNPSWGEATVCGYSIYNSSKEIRRAIGYMPDFFGVYDDMKVTEYLEFFAAAYRIQGPGRRAKVNEVLDLVDLGYKKDALVTSLSRGMTQRLGLARVLLHEPQVLLLDEPASGLDPRARIEMRELLKELRNMKKTIMVSSHILPELSDICNKIGIIERGKLLFNGDVESAIAQVRPKLIYLISVGAQNNERAAKVISGMAFVESVELIKDGSIIKTILKEGVKEGFEIPTALIAEKFTLQMFKEEDVNLENVFMGITKGITN
- the lhgO gene encoding L-2-hydroxyglutarate oxidase; translated protein: MDTDVVVVGAGIVGLATALHLSVGNGLQVHVIEAEPQIAQHQTGHNSGVIHAGVYYKPGSEKALNSATGRELMYRFCRNFAIPHEQCGKLIVATHEQELAALEMLYQRTQANGLKLVRRLNPQQILEIEPSVSGIAGLHVGETGIVDYRLVTDTFADLIKQKNGSIQLNTTFMAADSTPLGLQVETNRGKISTKYLVNCAGLFSDRVAQKCGVQPGVRIVPFRGEYYELAPRARHFVKNLIYPVPDPKLPFLGVHFTRRISGEIEAGPNAVLAFARKGYRKQNFSASDMWDLLRYRGFWKMAAKNWHTGIPELVRSFSQRLFVRALQKLVPAVRYHDIIPAGAGVRAQAVDDEGKLIDDFRIINGKKMTHVLNAPSPAATASISIGATIAKQVCREMGLSFQELPIL
- a CDS encoding dTDP-4-dehydrorhamnose 3,5-epimerase family protein — translated: MKILEVIPLALPEIHLIRFARFRDHRGYFTENMKASDLVNQAPLEILRGYQFPQINESFSLAGTVRGLHFQWNPFQGKLVRPIFGHLLDFILDIRLNSPNFGKIIGCDMPNSPERDYSEWIWIPPGFAHGALFPQDSMIEYLCTSEYSPGCEGCISPLANDLDWTWCEPALHSIYQEVCHTSDKLTEKDRNGWTLQQWTTQSTAQQFTYPMPPTTC
- a CDS encoding aldehyde dehydrogenase family protein, translating into MSDFLTTQGTGKILKPPPLAERMKWLSSLRNSLLQEHHQLTTCIERELNRHPVEVLATDILPSIGAIHFLEKNATKLLRDKKLGRGPLWLMGTRTTICRRPWGTVGIIGTWNYPIFLNLVPILQALVAGNRVLWKPSEQAPETAKMLMEFLLQVGISEQMLTMFPATREAGKTLLDQELDYLVFTGSHHVGKLIARELAPRLIPSTLELSGCDCLIIMPDADIPMVVQAIRYSMLLNHSQTCIAIRRVLVPSNLFEPFQKAIQEEMQNLPICHLQTMEQATKIKDLLENAHTQGGEIFPGYVESDPQEVRPSLIFHATPKMQVCQEPAFGPVAAILKYEQLEDIPGLFHATSYNLSTCVFSAHPEAENNQAIVSQLQTGTVIYNDVINATAHPATPFPARGASGWGVTQGPEGLLAMTTPQVTVKVKGKFRPHYDLDRSEATSMILNGMLQWSYARGLFARVRGLVRLIRGVLQMKPKKK
- a CDS encoding M1 family aminopeptidase, with amino-acid sequence MRIVGIVCLFATLPISGADLQPPKWLPKYQLAINLDVAGHRAYVAQQVSWTNRTGKPLSEIVFNVHSHFAPPKSEEAYRQFGRLLEIVRVPGKEAIFKEPAFQLSKVERINVVDDQTTRKELKHQWNEQLATALMVALDEPLPDGQTVILSLEYQIELPQKKGRWGQWDGVTYLSNWHPVVAKYLEEGGWAPTPFIPWHQPFYNEAGEFTVQIQLPENEKVACTGSIANEVSTVDGKLVSIGPVVARDFSFMTSARYQEFRTEADNAGKKVVVKCLAFPEHEHYANVLVGQAAKALEAYARWIGPYPYAELTIAETFFGWNGNECCGLIMIDERVFTMPKLAEKYVQYLISHETCHQWFYNVIGTDGYRETFMDEAMVTFLAHRFLDELEGKNNELLNYPQEIFFLPGIKRENYRYTQFYNVHRNGGLQPAVQQMEKYGNVVGLFASVYDRGSKIMMMIEERIGKMAFNELLRRIYKKYYFQTITVAQFQKELEEYTGRSWKNFFAEWLTTAGVTDWAVDQVQVNQAADQPENGPVTVTVELSQRAEITEDTILGISFDDETYPLKVPIRIPQQYRTFSDGSGQAVVGEEVKQPGIEFLDKKRVRIELELPQKPAQIMVDPDLIVPDADPVNNRWHTPVANRPRPITTFLDESALTNDYDKWNLIYGPWLFGTPYGESWFTRSSVVGVRGSAYKLEEFKGGIYTGYRPNFGDLAIGVDGQLLHQPWPKSEIGFFAEKSLTRFLAREEFRPDRAAVWLRQNIEQTSSLYLYPREFVDIYAAYQNDFLPPPRNPNMSGVAVDPLTTVGLHYRKETLMPYWNPDDGYSIDGNVAMGLPLFGENRVSGLAWGQANVVVSPFDGISWWEDVKVAAKVFGGVAFPQNGRFFSLGGNVLFRGYDNSERQGSSMWLGSVEVRLPVVPRLNWNIVDNVVRVESIYVAPFYDIGDIYVDGHSMGPVAHAAGLSFQFNVEFFSFLERGTLKLDVARAFQSIDNATQFWVTILVPY
- a CDS encoding MFS transporter → MRTFRSFKHSNYRLYFAGQTLSLIGSWTQMTALMSLAYEQTHLARWSGFLIIAQIGPTVLFGVLGGKIADRFPQRLVIAITQIIFAAVALLLLICYLQNLLTVQMMLVAMLIHGVAQAVDLPTRLALVPRLVHRDDLINAISLNSLMFNASRALGPAIAGILITTIGFSACFVFNFASYLAVLLAISLMRFSHEAPPLVDNREFPVAAGVIPTQIKWLIVVAGLVAVSGWPILALLPAYADRVLQGGQELYSQLLSCVGVGALVAALVTASFGNEARRRKILQIGLVFVAFGLLWLCFSKTMVLACFGCMILGFGMILFFSTGQSAVHLSVDQHHRGRVMGWWASVMSAGVPVGNLLFAPIADTLSVPLVIGLQAAMVTVTLGITYFRRIP